DNA from Spirochaetota bacterium:
GGTAATAAAAGGCCGGCTGCTCCGAGCGGGGGATGCCCTTGTCAGGCTGTGCCTCGAAGGTGAGAGCGAATTCACCCTTGCCATCGGTCTTCATCTCCCCCCTCTGCATGACCGTTTCCTTGCCGTTGTACCGCCAGTAGTACCATCCCGACCAGCGGTACATGAACCAGACCTTCCTCACGATGGTATACTTCACCACCGCGTCGGAGAGGGGGGCCCCGGAATAGGAGCGGGCGAAGCCCTTGACGGTCACCTTCTCACCGAGGCGGTAATTCCCCTTGACCGGCTCGAAGGCCGCCTCGAACTTGGGCCTTTTGTACTCCTCGACCCTTATGACGGCGCTCCCTGACCCGTTCCGGATGGTCATCTGTCCCGTGAGGACACCGGACGGGGCGGTGAAGGCGCCGCTCACCGTGCCGTACCGGTTCGACCGGAGCTTCACCTGGCCGACCCGCTGGTTGTTGTAATCGTAGAGCTCCACCGTGGTGTCCTGGTCCGGCAGGATCGCGTAACGCCGGTCGGCGTCGAGCCGCAGCAGTATCCCCTTGAAATAAATCGTCTGGCCCGGCCGGTAGATCGAGCGGTCGGTGAAGAAATAACTCTGGTAATGGTTTCTCGCGCTTTCGCCGTAGGTGTAACTGTAAAATTCCGATGTCAGGCGGTCCCCGTTTTTCCGGAGGATAACGCTCAGGGTCCTGTAATAGCTGTCGCCGGTATCCAAGGGGAAGACCGCTGAGCCGTTCCTGTCCGTAACCAGTTTCGCCGCCACGGTGCTGACATATCTGCTTTTCGCATAGTCGTACTTCCGCTCCATTATGGTGACGTTGACATCCCCGAGGGGCATCCCCGTTGCCCGGTCGAACACGTTGAAAACCGCTCCCTCCTTTTTCGACACATGGTGGGTGAAGCTCAGGTTTGATACCGCCATGGCCATGAAGGCCGCCGCGTTTTTGTCGTACGAAAAGGTTCGGTCCGTTCCGGCCAGGACCGCATAATAACCTTCATCCAGGGGCGGCACCCTGATCTCCGCCGCATGGTCCCGGAGGTCGCCGTCGTCAGGAAGGGCCACTTCCCATTCCTGGAGGGCCTTCATCTTCCGGAGCCGGTCAAGCTTGACCTCGGTCCTGTCATAGTTGTCGTTGAGGTACTCGTAGTCATCCACGGTCAGCCGCAGGGCCCTGAGGTAGATACGGTTCAGGTTCTTATACTTCACCAGGGCCCGGGAGGGGCTCCGGGGCACATTGACCTTCTCCGTGAGGAGAGAAAGGCTCTTGTCGATCGCCGTCAGGGGCCTGCACAGGAGCGCTCCCTCCGATTCCGGGAAGCGGCGGACCACGTCCCCGGCTATTTCAACGGATTTCCTGATCGACCAGCGATGATCGGAGGGGTCTCCCTCCTTCCATTCCTGGCCCATGGCCCGGTACCACCGGGCGATCTCGTATGACACCAGGGCCGAGGAGGGATGGCCGGCGAGCCTCTTTTCAAGGGCCTCAAGGGATTTAAAATAAAGATAATCCTTGTCCGGGATGACCGACCTGTCGCGGACAAACTGGAGCCTTTTCAATTCCACGTCCGCCAGGGCCGCGGGGCCGCCGGGCAGGTCTTTCAGATGCAGCCGGGTCAGGTCCTGGAGGATGATCATCGCGTTGTAGCGGAGCGAGGTCGCATCCCGGGCCGTTATGGTCATGGCTGCGAACTCTTCAGCCGTCCCGAAATATCCGGCTGTATCGATTTCATAATCGTAGGCGGGCCTGGTGAGCTGGTTTTCATCGACCATGAAAAAATCAACGGCCCGGTGCGCGAGAAAATCGTACAGGGTGGGCCGGTACTCCCGGGGGGCGCTTCCACTGACCAGGATTGCGTCCATGAGGTCCAGGGGAATTCTTTTCAGATCATCGGGCCTCTCCAGGGCGCCGCGGTGCAGCTCGATGATGCGCCCCATGATCTTAGCGAGGCTCCAGGTGGAGACATCCCCATCCCTGGGGTTCGCCGTATCGGTCCGGCTGTAAAAGGTCCAGCGGTGGGCGGAAAAATAGTTCCAGTAGGCCTCGGCCATGATCGAGCGGAGGACCTGCTTCTCCGGGAATGACGACGATAAAGCCTCCTGCTCCAGCATGCGGAGGATATCCGGGTGCTCCTTTTCGCCGATGGCCATGAGGTACTTGACCCTGTGAATCTGGGCCTTGACGATCTGCGGAACATTGCGATCCTTTTTGGCGCGGCCGAGGATTTGTTCGACCTGCTCCAGGGCGGAGCGGGGCTTGCTCTTCCTGTCGAATTCAACGACAGCTTTCCAGTCCTCCGTATAGGGATTGAATTTCCCGGGAACGGTATATGATTCTCCAGCCGATATCCTGTTTTTAGCCAGGGAACTGCCCCCAGATATAGGGTCATAGAGCGGGACAAGGAGAGCCAGAGACAGGATGAGAGCGGCGCGTTTCAGGATCTTCATCGGGCACCTCGCGGGTGAAGGGTTTTAATTAATAGACTGGCGGCGGGGAAAAAAGTTCTAAGGAAAAACCGGGGCCGCCCTTACGGGCGTCAATCGTTATAAATGAAGAAACCCCTCCCCGATTTTTTCCCCAGGTATCCCGCCGCCACGTACTTTTTAAGGAGGGGGCAGGGACGATACTTCGAATCGGAATAGCCCCGGTGCATCTCCTCGATGACGGCAAGAAGCACGTCAAGGCCGATCATGTCCGCCAGGGCGAGGGGGCCCATGGGAAAGTTGAGGCCCGCCTTCATGACCCGGTCTATCGATTCGGCCGTGCCGGCCCCTTCATAGAGAAGATAGATGGCCTCGTTGATGAGGGGCACCAGCATCCGGTTCAACAAGAATCCGGGATAGTCCTTCGATTCGACATGGATCTTCCCCAGCTTCTTTACAAAGGTCTTGGCCGTCTCCACGGTTTCACGGGTGGTGGCGATGCCGGGGATGATCTCCACCAGCTTCATCACATGGGCCGGATTGAGAAAGTGAAGGCCGATGACCGACTCGGGCCGCTTCGTTGCGGAGGCTATCTCGGTTATGGATATGGAGGAGGTGTTGGAGCCCAGCACCGCGTCGGCCCGGCAGACCCGGTCAAGGTCGCGGAATATCTGCTGTTTCACATGGATATCCTCAAAGGCGCATTCGATCACGACCATGGCGCCTTTGATCTCATCAATGGCGTCGCAGAGGGAAAAGTGCTTCATGATGGTGTCAGCCCTGGCCTGTTCCAGCCTGCCGGTGTCCTTGTACCGCTTATACCGGTCATGAAGCCGGCCCAGGGCCTTCATCGCACGCTCCTTATCCTTATCGAAGAGAAGCACTTCGAAGCCGGCATTGGCCGAAGCGCAGGCTATATCGGTGCCCATGAGACCGGTTCCGATGATCGCGACAGTTTTCATATCCACCTCACCATCCAGGGCTCCCGGCGCCGCGGATTCCTGTTTTCCATCATGCCCGCGCCGGGCGCGGCCGCGAAGTACGCTCTAAGCCTCCGGGGCAGAATGCACGGATCCATTACAGGGTATACTAGTATCCTGTATTTTACGCGTCCTTAGCGTATATTTTTTCCGGGGTCAAAGGGGCGCAGCCCCTTAAAAGCCCCGCAGGGCTTCCTGCTCCAGTAATTTGGTTGAGGGCGAAACCCTCATTGTGTAATCTAGGTATCGATCATCGGAAATATGCAAGAAAAAATTAATAAATATTGACGCGGGCTAATTCCATGGCCATATCATCGATCAACGCCCCTATAGGCGTGCTATCTATTGCCATTACCGGGAATTATGGTGAACGAACGTACCTTCCAGCGCCTGTTGGATCTATCCGTGGTTTCCGGATCGGACACGGACGATCTGAAATCGGCATACAAGGCGGCGGTGGAGAACCTCGACCTCCTGACCGTCGATTACCAGACCATTCGCGACCTGGCGCGGCTGTCCGGATATTCAGACATCTCCCTTCATCTCCTGCTCATCGCCATGTTCGCTTCCCTCGCGGATGGAAGCGTGTGCCTGAATTGCTCGCCCCGGTCGCTGGAGCGGGTCTTAGCCCCGGTGTGCGGCGCCGCCACAAGGGGGCGGGTAAGGGATATCCTCCACCGCATCAGGAATTACCCGGCCCTGGTTCATTGCCGGGACGAATCCGCGCCGGCCCTCTTCGAGGATCCCCGAGAAACTTACAAGCCCCTCATCCTCGCTGCCTCAGGGGACGGACTGTTTCTCTATTTCCA
Protein-coding regions in this window:
- a CDS encoding 3-hydroxybutyryl-CoA dehydrogenase (converts (S)-3-hydroxybutanoyl-CoA to 3-acetoacetyl-CoA); the protein is MDMKTVAIIGTGLMGTDIACASANAGFEVLLFDKDKERAMKALGRLHDRYKRYKDTGRLEQARADTIMKHFSLCDAIDEIKGAMVVIECAFEDIHVKQQIFRDLDRVCRADAVLGSNTSSISITEIASATKRPESVIGLHFLNPAHVMKLVEIIPGIATTRETVETAKTFVKKLGKIHVESKDYPGFLLNRMLVPLINEAIYLLYEGAGTAESIDRVMKAGLNFPMGPLALADMIGLDVLLAVIEEMHRGYSDSKYRPCPLLKKYVAAGYLGKKSGRGFFIYND